From Pandoraea norimbergensis, the proteins below share one genomic window:
- a CDS encoding DUF4863 family protein translates to MDVPQFQALIADLTRQLDGRALDAGLADWLNTHYGADSEGFAALTAACRTGVADGWLCNREGGGIRYGRVIKPTPDTHGFSVDVVDMADLAGPHHTHPNGEIDLIMPLTPGATFDGHPAGWCVYGPGTAHRPTVAHGRALVLYLLPQGAIEFTRSA, encoded by the coding sequence ATGGATGTGCCCCAATTTCAGGCGCTGATCGCCGACCTTACGCGACAGCTCGACGGCCGTGCGCTCGACGCCGGCCTCGCCGACTGGCTCAACACCCATTACGGTGCCGATTCCGAAGGCTTCGCGGCCCTCACCGCCGCCTGCCGGACCGGCGTTGCCGATGGCTGGCTGTGTAACCGCGAAGGCGGTGGCATTCGTTATGGCCGTGTGATCAAGCCCACCCCCGATACCCACGGTTTTTCCGTCGATGTGGTTGACATGGCCGATCTGGCCGGTCCGCACCATACGCATCCGAATGGCGAAATCGATCTGATCATGCCGCTCACGCCCGGCGCGACCTTCGACGGGCATCCCGCAGGCTGGTGCGTCTACGGCCCCGGCACGGCGCATCGCCCGACCGTGGCGCACGGTCGCGCGCTGGTGCTTTATCTCCTGCCCCAAGGGGCCATCGAATTTACCCGCAGCGCCTGA
- a CDS encoding helix-turn-helix transcriptional regulator, which produces MNKSAPADGVLTARAAVEKDPFLVALGERVRTLRARRGLTRKALALDADVSERHVANLESGVGNASVLFLRQLAQALNCTLAEIVGDETTSSAEWLLIREILHGRDGEALTRARQALSELFAGSERDPDRRGRIALIGLRGAGKSTLGRMLADDMHVPFVELNRVIEQLAGCPPSEIYSLYGATAYRRYELRALEAVVAEHPRAVIASPGGIVSDASTFNFLLTHCYAVWLQASPEEHMKRVVAQGDLRPMSGNAEAMDDLKRILAGRQDFYAKADMSFDTGGKALADAYLQLRGRLAVQLSSD; this is translated from the coding sequence ATGAATAAGAGTGCGCCTGCCGATGGGGTGTTGACGGCGCGTGCCGCCGTAGAGAAAGACCCGTTTCTGGTTGCGCTGGGCGAGCGCGTGCGCACGCTGCGCGCCCGTCGCGGCCTGACACGTAAGGCGCTGGCGCTCGACGCCGATGTGTCCGAGCGCCATGTCGCCAACCTGGAGTCGGGCGTGGGCAACGCGTCCGTGCTGTTTCTGCGCCAGCTTGCACAAGCACTAAATTGCACATTGGCGGAAATCGTCGGCGATGAGACCACGTCCTCCGCCGAGTGGCTGCTGATTCGCGAAATCCTGCACGGTCGCGATGGCGAGGCGCTCACGCGGGCCCGTCAGGCGCTCAGCGAGTTGTTTGCGGGCAGCGAGCGTGACCCGGACCGGCGTGGGCGCATTGCCCTGATCGGGCTGCGTGGCGCGGGCAAGTCCACGCTGGGCCGGATGCTGGCCGACGACATGCATGTGCCGTTTGTCGAACTCAACCGCGTGATCGAACAACTGGCCGGTTGCCCGCCTTCGGAAATCTATTCGCTCTATGGCGCTACGGCCTACCGCCGCTATGAGCTGCGGGCGCTGGAAGCCGTGGTGGCCGAGCATCCGCGTGCCGTGATCGCGTCGCCCGGTGGCATCGTGAGCGACGCGTCCACCTTCAATTTCCTGCTCACCCATTGCTACGCGGTCTGGCTGCAAGCCTCGCCGGAAGAGCATATGAAACGGGTGGTGGCGCAGGGCGACTTGCGTCCGATGTCGGGCAACGCGGAAGCGATGGACGATCTGAAGCGCATTCTCGCCGGCCGGCAGGACTTCTACGCCAAGGCAGATATGAGCTTCGATACGGGCGGGAAGGCATTGGCGGACGCCTATTTGCAGCTGCGCGGACGTCTCGCAGTGCAGTTATCGTCCGACTGA
- the boxC gene encoding 2,3-epoxybenzoyl-CoA dihydrolase: MFGKPHVDYRTDPTQYKHWKLSFEGQVATLMIDIAEDGGIREGYKLKLNSYDLGVDIELHDAVQRIRFEHPEVKTVVVTSAKDRVFCSGANIFMLGVSSHAWKVNFCKFTNETRNGLEDSSRYSGLKFLAAVNGACAGGGYELALACDEIYLVDDRSSSVSLPEVPLLGVLPGTGGLTRLTDKRHVRNDRADIFCTIVEGIRGERAKQWRLVDDVVKPAQFAQTIAARALELAQQSDRPGGKGVTLTRIERTDEADAIRYEFVDVEIDRTNRTASLTVKAPKSAPPQDIAGIEAAGVRWWPLQMARELDDAILNLRTNELDIGTWLLRTEGDAQHVLAADASLIAHQSHWLVRETIGMLRRTLARIDVSSRSLFALIEPDSCFTGTLAEFAFAADRTYMAALPASEEDEPAITLSEVNFGLLPMVTDQSRLARRFYEDKAELDAVRETIGRRVRPDEAERLGLVTAAVDDLDWPDEIRIAIEERAAMSPDALTGLEANLRFNGKETMNTRIFGRLSAWQNWIFTRPNAVGEKGALKVYGKGNKAQFDLTRV, from the coding sequence ATGTTCGGCAAACCCCACGTCGACTACCGTACGGACCCCACGCAGTACAAGCACTGGAAGCTGAGTTTCGAAGGCCAGGTCGCCACGCTGATGATCGACATCGCAGAAGACGGCGGCATTCGCGAGGGCTACAAGCTCAAGCTCAATTCGTACGATCTGGGTGTGGATATCGAGCTGCACGATGCCGTTCAGCGCATCCGCTTCGAACACCCTGAAGTCAAGACCGTGGTGGTCACGAGCGCGAAGGACCGCGTGTTCTGCTCGGGCGCCAACATCTTCATGCTGGGCGTGTCCTCGCATGCGTGGAAGGTCAATTTCTGCAAATTCACCAACGAAACGCGCAACGGTCTGGAAGACTCCAGCCGCTACTCGGGCCTGAAATTCCTCGCCGCCGTGAACGGCGCTTGCGCAGGCGGCGGTTACGAGCTGGCGCTGGCCTGCGACGAGATCTATCTGGTCGACGACCGCTCGTCGTCGGTGTCGCTGCCGGAAGTGCCGCTGCTCGGCGTGCTGCCGGGCACGGGCGGTCTCACCCGCCTGACCGACAAGCGCCATGTGCGCAACGACCGCGCCGATATTTTCTGCACCATCGTGGAAGGCATTCGCGGCGAGCGCGCCAAGCAATGGCGTCTGGTCGATGACGTGGTCAAGCCCGCGCAGTTCGCACAAACCATTGCGGCACGCGCGCTGGAACTGGCGCAGCAAAGCGATCGCCCGGGCGGCAAGGGCGTGACGCTCACGCGTATCGAACGCACCGACGAAGCCGACGCCATTCGCTACGAATTCGTCGATGTGGAAATCGATCGCACCAATCGCACGGCCAGCCTGACCGTGAAGGCACCGAAGTCGGCACCGCCGCAGGACATCGCCGGCATCGAAGCCGCCGGTGTGCGCTGGTGGCCGTTGCAGATGGCGCGCGAACTCGATGACGCCATTCTCAATCTGCGCACCAACGAACTCGACATCGGCACATGGCTGCTGCGTACCGAAGGCGACGCCCAACACGTGCTGGCGGCCGACGCCTCGCTCATCGCACATCAAAGCCACTGGCTCGTGCGTGAAACCATCGGCATGCTGCGCCGCACGCTGGCCCGCATCGACGTGTCGTCGCGCTCGCTGTTCGCGCTCATCGAGCCGGACTCGTGCTTCACCGGCACGCTCGCCGAATTCGCCTTCGCCGCCGACCGTACCTATATGGCCGCGCTGCCCGCGAGCGAAGAAGACGAACCGGCGATCACGCTCTCGGAAGTGAACTTCGGCTTGCTGCCGATGGTGACCGATCAGTCGCGTCTCGCCCGCCGCTTCTACGAAGACAAAGCGGAACTCGACGCCGTGCGCGAGACCATCGGACGCCGCGTGCGTCCGGACGAGGCCGAACGTCTGGGGCTGGTTACCGCTGCGGTGGACGATCTCGATTGGCCGGACGAGATTCGCATCGCCATCGAAGAGCGCGCGGCCATGTCGCCCGATGCGCTCACCGGTCTGGAAGCGAACCTGCGCTTCAACGGCAAAGAGACGATGAACACGCGCATCTTCGGGCGTCTGTCGGCCTGGCAGAACTGGATCTTCACCCGTCCGAACGCCGTCGGCGAGAAGGGCGCGCTGAAGGTCTACGGCAAGGGCAACAAGGCGCAGTTCGACCTGACCCGCGTCTGA
- the boxB gene encoding benzoyl-CoA 2,3-epoxidase subunit BoxB — MASINYSEKIPNNVNLSDDRTLQRALEQWQPNFLSWWGDMGPEGSHGFDVYLRTAVSVDPSGWAHFDHVKMPDYRWGIFLTPGDTDRKIHFGEHKGEAVWQDVPGEHRANLRRIIVTQGDTEPASVEQQRHLGLTAPSMYDLRNLFQVNVEEGRHLWAMVYLLHRYFGRDGREEAEALLGRRSGDEDNPRILGAFNEKTPDWLAFYMFTYFTDRDGKFQLSALAESGFDPLARTTKFMLTEEAHHMFVGESGVSRVISRTAQVMNELGTDDVSKLRAAGVIDLPTIQRYINFHYSVTIDLFGADQSSNAAIFYSSGLKGRYEEGKRDDDHQLNGQMYRLLGVDNGKLVEREVPMLNAMNEVLRDDYIKDSVAGVNRWNKVLEKAGIDFRLTVPHKAFNRQIGTFAGVRVSPDGRVVSETEWAAHEREWLATAEDRAYVASLMGRVIEPGKFANWIAPPPLGINRQPIDFEYVRFN; from the coding sequence ATGGCTTCGATCAACTACAGCGAGAAGATCCCCAACAACGTCAATCTGTCTGACGACCGCACGCTGCAACGTGCGCTCGAACAGTGGCAGCCGAACTTCCTGTCCTGGTGGGGCGACATGGGCCCGGAAGGCTCGCACGGTTTCGACGTCTATCTGCGCACTGCCGTCAGCGTGGACCCGAGCGGCTGGGCGCACTTCGATCATGTGAAGATGCCGGACTATCGCTGGGGCATTTTCCTCACGCCGGGCGACACCGATCGCAAGATTCATTTCGGCGAACACAAGGGCGAAGCCGTGTGGCAGGACGTGCCGGGCGAGCATCGTGCCAACCTGCGCCGCATCATCGTCACGCAAGGCGATACGGAACCGGCGTCGGTGGAACAACAGCGCCATCTGGGCCTGACCGCGCCGTCGATGTACGACCTGCGCAACCTGTTTCAGGTGAACGTGGAAGAAGGGCGCCACCTGTGGGCGATGGTCTATCTGCTGCATCGCTACTTCGGCCGCGATGGCCGCGAAGAAGCCGAAGCGCTGCTCGGCCGCCGCTCGGGTGACGAAGACAACCCCCGCATTCTCGGCGCGTTCAACGAGAAGACGCCGGACTGGCTCGCGTTCTACATGTTCACGTATTTCACCGATCGCGACGGCAAGTTCCAGCTCTCGGCATTGGCGGAATCGGGTTTCGATCCGCTCGCCCGCACCACCAAGTTCATGCTGACCGAAGAGGCGCACCACATGTTCGTGGGCGAGTCGGGCGTGTCGCGTGTGATCTCGCGTACGGCGCAGGTGATGAACGAACTGGGCACCGACGACGTCTCGAAGCTGCGTGCGGCAGGCGTGATCGATCTGCCGACGATTCAGCGCTACATCAACTTCCATTATTCGGTGACGATCGATCTGTTCGGTGCCGACCAGTCGTCGAATGCGGCCATCTTCTACAGCTCGGGTCTGAAAGGCCGCTACGAAGAAGGCAAGCGCGATGACGACCATCAACTCAATGGCCAGATGTACCGTCTGCTGGGCGTGGACAACGGCAAGCTCGTGGAGCGCGAAGTGCCGATGCTCAACGCGATGAACGAAGTGCTGCGCGACGACTACATCAAGGATTCGGTGGCCGGCGTGAACCGCTGGAACAAGGTGCTGGAGAAGGCCGGTATCGACTTCCGCCTCACCGTGCCGCACAAGGCATTCAATCGCCAGATCGGCACCTTTGCGGGTGTGCGCGTGTCGCCGGATGGCCGCGTCGTGAGCGAGACCGAATGGGCTGCACACGAACGTGAATGGCTGGCCACGGCAGAAGACCGCGCCTATGTTGCATCGCTCATGGGCCGTGTGATCGAGCCGGGCAAGTTCGCCAACTGGATTGCGCCGCCCCCGCTGGGCATCAACCGCCAGCCGATCGACTTCGAATACGTGCGGTTCAACTGA
- the boxA gene encoding benzoyl-CoA 2,3-epoxidase subunit BoxA, with protein sequence MNGPVPVEVLKQHLIDPEICIRCNTCEETCPIDAITHDENNYVVRADTCNGCMACISPCPTGAIDNWRDVLKAESYSVDAQLTWDELPIQDDALAGQGAIGEAAEGAAQGDAESAEPVIGGSDLVRGSVVPPWSAAKPYVNLYNHKAPVQATVVGNYRVTDASTESDIHHIVLDFGKQPFPVLEGQSIGIIPPGTTADGRAHHARQYSIASPRDGERAGYNNLALTVKRVTKDHHEQEVGGVCSNYLCDLKKGDMVNVMGPFGSTFLMPNHADSHLLMICTGTGAAPMRAMTEYRRRRRLKGATGKLMLFFGARTQGELPYFGPLLNLPKDFIDTNLAFSRTPGQAKRYVQDAMRERAADVAALLRHEHTYIYVCGLKGMEDGVLQALQAIAGEAGLDWQALWQRMKTEGRLHLETY encoded by the coding sequence ATGAACGGCCCTGTTCCGGTCGAAGTCCTGAAGCAGCATTTGATCGATCCGGAGATCTGCATTCGCTGCAATACCTGCGAGGAGACGTGTCCGATCGACGCGATCACGCATGACGAGAACAACTACGTCGTGCGCGCGGACACGTGCAACGGTTGCATGGCGTGTATTTCGCCGTGCCCGACAGGGGCCATCGACAACTGGCGCGACGTGCTCAAAGCCGAGTCGTATTCGGTCGACGCGCAGCTCACGTGGGACGAATTGCCGATACAGGACGATGCGCTGGCCGGTCAGGGCGCGATCGGTGAGGCTGCGGAAGGTGCCGCGCAAGGCGATGCCGAGTCTGCCGAGCCGGTGATTGGCGGCTCCGATCTCGTGCGCGGTTCGGTTGTGCCGCCGTGGTCCGCCGCCAAGCCGTACGTCAATCTGTACAACCACAAGGCGCCGGTGCAGGCTACCGTCGTCGGCAACTATCGCGTTACCGACGCGAGCACGGAAAGCGATATTCATCACATCGTGCTCGACTTCGGTAAGCAGCCGTTTCCGGTGCTCGAAGGCCAGTCGATCGGCATCATCCCGCCGGGTACGACGGCGGACGGACGCGCGCATCACGCGCGGCAGTATTCGATTGCCTCGCCGCGCGACGGCGAGCGCGCGGGGTACAACAATCTGGCGCTGACCGTGAAGCGCGTGACGAAGGATCATCACGAGCAGGAAGTCGGCGGTGTTTGCTCGAACTATCTGTGCGATCTGAAGAAGGGCGATATGGTGAACGTGATGGGCCCGTTCGGCAGCACGTTCCTGATGCCCAATCACGCCGACTCGCATTTGCTGATGATCTGCACGGGCACGGGGGCCGCGCCGATGCGCGCGATGACCGAATACCGCCGCCGCCGCCGTCTGAAAGGGGCGACGGGCAAGCTCATGCTGTTCTTCGGGGCCCGCACGCAGGGCGAACTGCCGTACTTCGGCCCGCTGCTGAATCTGCCGAAGGATTTCATCGATACCAATCTGGCCTTCTCGCGCACGCCGGGGCAAGCCAAGCGTTATGTGCAGGACGCCATGCGCGAGCGCGCGGCCGACGTGGCGGCGCTGCTGCGCCATGAGCACACCTACATCTATGTGTGCGGCCTGAAGGGCATGGAAGACGGCGTGTTGCAGGCACTGCAAGCGATCGCCGGTGAAGCGGGACTTGACTGGCAGGCGTTGTGGCAACGGATGAAGACGGAAGGGCGCCTGCATCTCGAAACGTATTGA
- a CDS encoding TetR/AcrR family transcriptional regulator: protein MPVSPVKAKLPETAPTRPRTKPAEVRLEELMGAAEALFLAQGVEATTINEIVEKAQVAKGTFYHYFASKNEMLDALGQRYTAQFMATLQDAVDACAADDWVQRLRVWIQTNVETYVKTYRTHDIVYTHHHHHDRANRDKNAILEQLTDIIVRGKAAGAWAPEEPRVVALLIYSGVHGATDDLIAAKPKRAQDCTKFAQSLSEACLRMLSPIAKPIR from the coding sequence ATGCCTGTGAGCCCCGTTAAAGCGAAGCTGCCGGAGACCGCCCCCACGCGCCCCCGTACCAAACCGGCGGAGGTTCGTCTTGAAGAACTGATGGGGGCAGCCGAAGCATTGTTTCTGGCACAGGGCGTGGAAGCCACGACGATCAATGAAATCGTCGAGAAGGCACAGGTGGCCAAGGGCACCTTCTATCACTACTTCGCGTCCAAGAACGAGATGCTCGACGCGCTGGGCCAACGCTATACCGCGCAGTTCATGGCAACGTTGCAGGACGCCGTCGATGCCTGCGCAGCAGACGACTGGGTGCAACGGCTTCGCGTGTGGATTCAGACGAATGTCGAAACGTATGTGAAGACCTACCGCACGCACGACATCGTTTATACCCATCACCACCACCACGACCGCGCCAATCGAGACAAGAACGCGATTCTCGAGCAGTTGACCGACATCATCGTGCGCGGCAAAGCGGCGGGCGCGTGGGCGCCGGAGGAACCTCGCGTGGTGGCGCTGCTGATTTACTCGGGCGTTCACGGCGCGACAGACGACCTCATCGCGGCCAAACCGAAGCGCGCGCAAGACTGCACCAAGTTTGCGCAAAGCCTCTCAGAGGCGTGCCTGCGCATGCTGTCCCCCATCGCAAAGCCGATCCGGTAG
- a CDS encoding DJ-1/PfpI family protein: MGKKRILVLAGDYVEDYELMVPVQALMAVGHRVEVVCPGKKAGDKVRTAIHDFEGDQTYSEKRGHDFTLNATFDGLSPADFDALVIPGGRAPEYLRLNEQVLAAVRHFAENDKPIAAICHGAQLLAAAGVIEGRECSAYPACAPEVRLAGGKYMEIEIDAAHTDGKLVTAPAWPAHPAWIAQFLAVLGTKIEL, from the coding sequence ATGGGCAAGAAGCGGATTCTGGTACTGGCTGGCGACTACGTCGAAGACTACGAACTGATGGTGCCCGTGCAGGCACTGATGGCCGTGGGGCATCGCGTGGAAGTGGTGTGTCCGGGCAAGAAAGCGGGCGACAAGGTGCGCACGGCGATTCACGATTTCGAAGGCGATCAGACGTACAGCGAGAAGCGCGGTCACGATTTCACGCTCAACGCGACGTTCGATGGGTTGTCACCGGCCGATTTCGATGCGCTGGTGATTCCCGGTGGACGCGCGCCGGAGTATCTGCGCCTGAACGAACAGGTGCTCGCCGCCGTGCGGCATTTTGCCGAGAACGACAAGCCGATCGCGGCGATTTGTCACGGCGCGCAATTGCTGGCGGCCGCCGGTGTGATCGAAGGGCGCGAGTGTTCGGCGTATCCGGCGTGTGCCCCGGAAGTGCGGCTCGCAGGCGGCAAATACATGGAGATCGAGATCGACGCGGCGCACACCGACGGCAAGCTCGTCACAGCACCGGCATGGCCCGCGCATCCCGCGTGGATTGCACAGTTCCTCGCCGTATTGGGGACGAAGATCGAGCTTTGA
- a CDS encoding DUF523 domain-containing protein: MSTQPTSLLAMPAARTPRILVSSCLLGQPVRYHGRAAPCEADGAAILERWRKAGLIAAVCPEVAGGLATPRPPAEISAAAGGERVWQQVARVIDDTGADVTAEFIDGAQRALAIAQRHGIRIAVLKEGSPSCGSTFVYDGTFTGAKIAGRGVAAALLREHGIEVFSEHTLAAADARLHALDGQGS, from the coding sequence ATGTCTACGCAGCCCACTTCTCTCCTCGCGATGCCCGCCGCTCGCACCCCGCGCATTCTTGTCAGCAGTTGCCTGCTCGGTCAGCCGGTTCGCTATCACGGGCGCGCGGCGCCTTGCGAAGCCGACGGCGCCGCCATCCTCGAACGTTGGCGCAAGGCGGGCCTCATTGCCGCCGTCTGCCCGGAGGTCGCGGGCGGTTTGGCCACACCGCGCCCGCCCGCCGAGATCAGCGCTGCGGCTGGCGGTGAACGTGTTTGGCAGCAGGTCGCGCGCGTGATCGACGACACCGGTGCCGACGTTACGGCCGAATTCATCGACGGCGCCCAGCGTGCACTGGCCATCGCCCAGCGTCACGGCATCCGGATTGCGGTATTGAAGGAAGGAAGCCCGTCGTGCGGCAGCACGTTCGTGTACGACGGGACATTTACCGGCGCAAAGATCGCGGGACGCGGGGTGGCCGCTGCGTTACTGCGCGAGCACGGCATCGAAGTCTTCAGCGAACACACGCTCGCCGCCGCCGACGCCCGTTTGCATGCGTTGGACGGCCAAGGCAGCTGA
- a CDS encoding LysR family transcriptional regulator has product MEISDGYTPDRLSGISAFVAAVDAGSFAGAAERLHLTRSAVAKRIARLEARLGVRLFYRTTRSQHLTDEGETFYQRCVKVLSELSEAEDELSAGTQSPMGKLRVTMPVQIGRQCIAPVLLAMAKAHPQLRLEMAFSDRRVDLIEEGYDLAVRSGRLDDTPGLKARSLGEQTMILCASPGYLAEYGTPRTFAELADHERLMYGRGGNLYEWPTFVPCAVANVAHAGGGTHTDTVTDNAANTSLPAGHAAAGFRRGRTARFVLDDLVALVTAAEQGLGVVCIPHWVAALPLSHGTLVRLMTDTRAAGTPLHLVWPDTRHPSPKLRAAIDALVSALMPEFKGA; this is encoded by the coding sequence ATGGAAATCAGTGACGGATATACCCCCGACCGGCTCTCGGGCATCTCCGCCTTTGTGGCGGCGGTAGACGCAGGCAGCTTTGCCGGCGCCGCCGAGCGGCTGCATCTCACGCGCTCGGCGGTGGCCAAACGCATCGCCCGGCTGGAAGCGCGGCTGGGAGTACGGCTCTTTTACCGCACGACGCGAAGCCAGCATCTGACCGACGAAGGCGAGACGTTCTATCAACGCTGCGTCAAGGTGCTGTCCGAATTGTCGGAGGCGGAAGACGAACTGAGCGCCGGCACGCAGTCGCCGATGGGCAAGCTCCGAGTGACGATGCCAGTGCAGATCGGGCGGCAGTGCATTGCCCCGGTGCTGCTGGCCATGGCGAAGGCGCACCCGCAATTGCGTCTGGAAATGGCGTTCAGCGACCGGCGCGTGGATCTGATCGAAGAAGGTTACGACTTGGCTGTGCGCAGCGGGCGGCTCGACGACACACCCGGCCTCAAGGCGCGCTCGCTCGGCGAGCAGACGATGATCCTGTGCGCGTCACCCGGGTATCTGGCCGAATACGGCACCCCGCGCACCTTCGCCGAGTTGGCCGATCACGAACGCCTGATGTACGGCCGGGGCGGCAATCTTTACGAATGGCCGACGTTTGTGCCCTGCGCGGTGGCGAACGTCGCGCACGCCGGCGGAGGAACGCATACCGATACCGTGACGGATAACGCTGCCAATACCTCATTGCCCGCAGGCCACGCGGCCGCCGGTTTTCGCCGGGGGCGCACGGCGCGTTTCGTACTCGACGATCTCGTGGCACTGGTCACGGCGGCGGAGCAAGGGCTCGGCGTCGTTTGCATTCCGCACTGGGTAGCCGCCCTGCCGCTGAGCCACGGCACACTGGTTCGACTGATGACTGACACGCGCGCGGCCGGCACCCCGCTGCATCTCGTCTGGCCCGATACGCGCCATCCGTCGCCGAAGCTGCGCGCCGCCATCGACGCGCTAGTGTCTGCGCTCATGCCGGAATTCAAGGGCGCATAA
- a CDS encoding zinc-dependent alcohol dehydrogenase family protein, translated as MKQWQMATLGENALALATVDVPQPGPGEVLVKVKAVSLNFRDALMIDTGMGLPVTFPFVPGSDMAGEVVAVGEGVTRLAAGDRVINTFWDRWIDGEAAPDGLKVFGGTLQGVLREYAVFAEDTLLAAPVTLDDVAASTLTCAGLTAWFALFEVGHKLQPGQTVLSTGTGGVALFGAQLALAHGAKAIVTSGSPDKLARAAALGVTHGVLRTEGWADEVLALTSGRGVEQVLELAGGDMAGTMRALAPNGKVSVIGMLDGETLRAPVYGVLGKRAQIQGIGVGHRRALEALVAAVDRHEIVPAVDAVYDFADVGQALAHLRRGAFGKVVVRV; from the coding sequence ATGAAACAGTGGCAAATGGCGACGCTGGGCGAAAACGCACTGGCGCTTGCTACGGTCGACGTTCCCCAGCCTGGCCCGGGTGAAGTACTGGTGAAGGTGAAGGCGGTGTCGCTCAACTTCCGCGATGCGCTGATGATCGACACCGGCATGGGCTTGCCGGTGACGTTCCCGTTCGTGCCGGGCTCGGACATGGCGGGCGAGGTGGTCGCCGTCGGCGAGGGTGTGACACGGTTGGCGGCGGGCGACCGGGTGATCAATACGTTCTGGGACCGCTGGATCGACGGCGAAGCTGCACCGGACGGACTCAAGGTCTTCGGTGGCACCTTGCAGGGCGTGCTGCGTGAATATGCCGTCTTTGCCGAAGACACGCTGCTGGCGGCGCCGGTCACGCTCGATGACGTGGCGGCCTCGACGCTGACCTGCGCGGGGCTGACCGCATGGTTCGCGCTGTTCGAAGTAGGACACAAGTTGCAGCCGGGCCAGACGGTGCTCTCGACCGGCACTGGCGGGGTCGCCTTGTTTGGCGCGCAATTGGCGCTCGCGCATGGGGCGAAGGCGATTGTGACCAGCGGCAGCCCGGACAAACTGGCGCGCGCGGCGGCGCTGGGCGTGACACATGGCGTGCTGCGCACGGAAGGCTGGGCCGACGAGGTGCTAGCGCTGACGAGCGGGCGGGGCGTCGAACAGGTACTGGAACTGGCCGGCGGCGATATGGCCGGGACCATGCGGGCGCTGGCGCCTAACGGCAAGGTGTCCGTGATCGGCATGCTCGACGGCGAGACCCTGCGGGCGCCGGTTTATGGCGTGTTGGGCAAGCGGGCACAGATTCAGGGCATCGGCGTCGGCCATCGCCGGGCGCTCGAAGCGCTGGTCGCTGCCGTGGATCGCCATGAAATCGTGCCGGCCGTCGACGCCGTGTACGACTTCGCCGATGTCGGTCAGGCGCTGGCACACCTGCGCCGGGGGGCGTTCGGTAAGGTTGTGGTGCGCGTGTGA